Proteins encoded together in one Miscanthus floridulus cultivar M001 chromosome 16, ASM1932011v1, whole genome shotgun sequence window:
- the LOC136510004 gene encoding uncharacterized protein: protein MPLRCCAMMGRGRGEEQQQQRAAVVASAAAVPRRGRWFDGEQQPSPAVAGRAGWRCRSCAAAAIADCVALGCCPCAVVTLLGLALVRAPLAVGRRLRRRRRSLLRRKRVRDVAASSASAKGAKAAGAVPGAGSGTLLDVADDHATVGAAAATVHQQQRQQMQQAEVEELAWLDEMYRVDHWGFGRVSFSGSAGKTP, encoded by the coding sequence ATGCCTCTGCGCTGCTGTGCGATGATGGGCAGGGGGAGgggggaggagcagcagcagcagcgcgcggCGGTGGTGGCGTCGGCTGCGGCGGTGCCGAGGCgcgggcgctggttcgacggggAGCAGCAGCCGTCCCCGGCGGTGGCGGGGCGGGCGGGGTGGAGGTGCCGgtcgtgcgcggcggcggcgatcgCGGACTGCGTCGCGCTGGGGTGCTGCCCGTGCGCGGTCGTCACCCTGCTGGGGCTGGCGCTCGTCAGGGCGCCGCTCGCCGTGGGCCGCCGCCTCCGGAGGCGCAGGCGGTCGCTGCTGCGCAGGAAGCGGGTGCGCGACGTCGCGGCCTCCTCCGCGTCCGCCAAGGGCGCCAAGGCGGCGGGGGCCGTGCCCGGCGCGGGCAGCGGGACGCTGCTGGACGTGGCCGATGACCACGCCACCGTCGGCGCGGCAGCCGCGACGGTGCatcagcagcagcggcagcagatGCAGCAGGCCGAGGTGGAAGAGCTGGCGTGGCTGGACGAGATGTACCGGGTCGACCACTGGGGCTTCGGCCGCGTCTCCTTCTCGGGGTCGGCGGGGAAAACCCCGTGA